Proteins found in one Bombus terrestris chromosome 1, iyBomTerr1.2, whole genome shotgun sequence genomic segment:
- the LOC100651591 gene encoding ATP-dependent RNA helicase DHX33, with protein MGVHDNADSKYIVMGTSSFSKLAPKRPTTVVFNESSSKIQKFEDNQQNVQAENVDKGNISLQQQRKSLPVYKLRKRLLEEIRRNSTLIVIGETGSGKTTQIPQLLLSSGIAGTIGCIGITQPRRVAAVSVARRVAQEQGVEPGKLVGYCVRFEDVTSSQTRIKYLTDGMMVREAMTDEILSDYSVVILDEAHERSVQTDVLLGVARRAQNLRKLKNLPPLKLLVMSATMDVDKFSKYFQAPAVYLEGRQHPVKIYHAVKSQEDYAFSALVTAFQIHRDNPANEDILVFLTGQEEIEAAATSARQVAKQLDGQGYPSLKVFPLYSALPTHQQLEAFKPSSPGMRKLILSTNVAETSVTIGGIRHVIDTGVVKARTHHPTTGLDVLRVEKVSKAQAWQRTGRAGREAAGKCYRNYTKEEFERMKEMPVPEIQRCSLAGVALQLLAIGVDITTFDFMDKPPKEAVDVAVTCLEKLGAVKGSPPQLTTLGRTMSLFPLDPRFTKVILASAEHQCLEEALTVVALLSGESVFTDPPAKRQQAYVARSRFASPEGDHVTLLNVFRAYANTKQKKVWCHENFLHHRNLEYATEVRQQLATLAERANLEKASCGTNTEQLRKALLEGLYDNLAELQRDQTYITVSSKQPVAIHPSSTLHASKPPLILFTEVVATGRCYLRGLSVIDCSWLTEKGIGVGKHD; from the exons ATGGGGGTCCACGACAACGCAGATTCGAAATATATTGTTATGGGTACTTCGAGTTTCTCGAAATTAGCACCGAAACGTCCTACTACCGTTGTATTTAACGAAAGTTCGAGCAAAATCCAAAAATTCGAGGATAATCAACAAAACGTTCAAGCAGAAAATGTGGATAAAGGAAATATTAGTTTACAACAACAAAGGAAGTCTTTACCGGTCTATAAGCTTCGTAAGCG GCTACTCGAAGAGATTCGCAGAAACAGCACTCTAATCGTCATTGGCGAAACGGGAAGCGGCAAGACAACGCAAATTCCCCAATTGCTGCTCTCGTCTGGTATTGCAGGCACTATCGGTTGCATCGGTATCACTCAACCTCGAAGAGTAGCCGCGGTGAGCGTGGCTCGCAGAGTTGCACAGGAGCAAGGAGTAGAGCCGGGTAAATTGGTCGGTTATTGCGTACGTTTCGAGGACGTGACTTCGTCGCAAACGAGAATCAAGTATCTGACCGATGGAATGATGGTTCGCGAGGCGATGACCGACGAGATTTTATCGGATTATTCGGTGGTGATCCTCGACGAGGCTCACGAACGCTCGGTGCAAACCGACGTATTGCTCGGCGTGGCGAGAAGGGCGCAAAATTTACGAAAGCTTAAGAATCTGCCGCCGCTGAAGCTGCTGGTAATGTCAGCTACGATGGACGTCGATAAGTTCAGCAAGTATTTCCAAGCACCAGCGGTGTACTTAGAGGGTCGTCAGCATCCGGTGAAGATTTATCACGCCGTCAAGTCGCAGGAGGATTATGCGTTCTCTGCTCTTGTTACAGCTTTCCAGATTCATCGCGACAACCCTGCtaa CGAGGATATTCTGGTTTTTCTAACCGGGCAAGAAGAAATAGAGGCTGCGGCTACGAGCGCGAGACAAGTAGCTAAACAATTGGATGGACAGGGTTATCCGTCGTTGAAGGTGTTTCCATTGTACTCGGCTTTGCCGACGCATCAACAATTGGAAGCCTTTAAACCATCCTCTCCTGGAATGAGAAAGCTGATTTTGTCCACCAACGTGGCTGAAACTTCCGTTACCATCGGCG GGATTCGACACGTGATCGACACCGGAGTGGTGAAAGCGAGAACTCATCACCCGACCACCGGATTGGATGTGCTGAGGGTGGAAAAAGTGTCAAAGGCACAGGCCTGGCAGAGGACCGGCCGAGCTGGCCGGGAAGCAGCCGGCAAATGTTACAGAAACTACACCAAGGAGGAATTCGAGAGGATGAAGGAGATGCCTGTGCCAGAGATACAAAGGTGTTCCCTCGCGGGAGTAGCCCTGCAGCTGCTTGCTATCGGGGTTGACATCACCACCTTTGATTTTATGGACAAACCACCGAAGGAGGCCGTTGACGTTGCGGTGACCTGTCTGGAGAAATTGGGCGCCGTTAAGG GTTCTCCGCCACAGCTGACTACCCTTGGAAGAACAATGTCCTTGTTTCCGTTGGATCCACGGTTCACTAAGGTGATTCTTGCATCCGCGGAGCATCAATGTCTCGAAGAAGCCCTCACCGTTGTCGCTCTATTGTCAGGAGAGTCTGTTTTCACCGATCCACCTGCGAAAAGACAGCAAGCTTACGTCGCTAGATCAAG ATTCGCCTCTCCCGAGGGAGACCACGTCACGTTGCTGAACGTTTTTCGCGCGTACGCCAATACCAAGCAGAAGAAGGTCTGGTGTCACGAGAACTTTCTGCATCACAGGAATCTAGAATACGCCACGGAGGTGCGACAGCAACTCGCCACATTGGCGGAACGTGCGAATTTGGAGAAGGCCAGCTGCGGGACGAATACCGAGCAACTCAGGAAAGCACTCCTCGAGGGTCTCTACGATAATCTCGCCGAATTGCAGAGGGATCAAACTTACATCACC GTGAGCTCGAAGCAGCCAGTCGCCATACATCCTTCCTCGACGTTGCACGCCAGCAAGCCACCGTTAATATTGTTCACGGAGGTTGTAGCCACCGGAAGATGTTACCTGCGCGGTTTGTCCGTCATCGACTGCTCGTGGTTGACCGAAAAAGGCATCGGTGTCGGAAAACACGATTAA
- the LOC100651709 gene encoding major facilitator superfamily domain-containing protein 1, with the protein MEGGILESPETTLERSDDEIALQGFCSPKKPLYKVLGLALMCLLGFGSYFCFDNPGALQDDFKVDLQMSTSKFVLLYSIYSWPNVILCFIGGFLLDSVFGIRLGTIIYMGLTLIGQIIFATGAMVNEFWVMMVGRFVFGVGAESLAVAQNNYAVLWFKGKELNLVFGLQLSFARVGSTVNFLVMEPIYNYVSQYYKGPECIGIVLFLAALTCVGSMICACLLGIMDKRAERLLRRGEGQETEAVSLTDIKDFKLIFWLIAVICIAYYVAIFPFIALGKVFFERKYAFEPSNANMVNSLVYSISAVASPILGYLVDRTGKNVSWMFVSILATIVAHGLLAFTYINPYVCMILMGLAYSMLASSLWPLIALVTPEYQLGTAYGIAQAVQNLGLATTSILAGIIVDRGGYFMLEMFFLGWLWISLITVVAIWVSDVTTTGGYLNMTPGQREKYEEIRRTPESLEREKLLAPESTSDLSTDDLLQPQSDISIRNRYLSRIGGMVPPNVKTPIHRLLR; encoded by the exons ATGGAAGGAGGCATATTAGAAAGTCCAGAGACTACTCTGGAGAGATCCGATGATGAGATCGCCTTACAAGGATTCTGCAGTCCTAAAAAGCCACTGTACAAAGTTCTTGGCCTGGCATTGATGTGCCTATTAGGCTTTG GTTCTTACTTCTGCTTTGACAATCCTGGTGCTTTGCAAGATGACTTTAAAGTCGACTTGCAGATGTCAACTagtaaatttgttttattgtattctatttACTCATGGCCAAACGTGATTTTATGTTTTATTGGCGGATTTTTATTGGACAGTGTATTTGGCATACGTTTAGGAACAATTATATATATGGGACTTACACTGATCGGTCAGATTATATTTGCAACTGGAGCTATGGTCAACGAGTTTTGGGTGATGATGGTTGGTCGCTTTGTTTTTGG CGTTGGTGCAGAATCATTGGCCGTTGCTCAAAATAATTACGCCGTTTTATGGTTCAAAGGAAAGGAACTGAACTTGGTGTTTGGTTTGCAGCTAAGTTTCGCTAGAGTTGGATCAACTGTGAACTTTTTAGTAATGGAACCAATTTATAATTACGTGTCACAATACTATAAAGGGCCGGAATGTATTGGCATTGTTCTCTTTCTTGCTGCTCTTACCTGTGTGGGTTCTATGATCTGTGCATGTTTACTGGGTATTATGGATAAGCGTGCTGAGAGATTATTAAGAAGGGGGGAGGGGCAAGAAACCGAAGCCGTTAGTTTAACCGATATTAAAGattttaaactaatattttgGTTGATCGCTGTCATTTGCATTGCTTATTACGTTGCGATATTCCCGTTCATCGCATTAGGAAA AGTATTTTTCGAACGAAAGTATGCGTTCGAACCATCAAACGCGAATATGGTTAACTCTCTCGTGTATTCCATATCAGCTGTTGCGTCACCCATCTTGGGCTATCTTGTCGATAGAACTGGGAAGAACGTTTCTTGGATGTTTGTCAGTATTCTTGCAACTATAGTAGCTCACGGACTACTCGCATTCACATACATAAATCCTTATGTATGCATGATCCTTATGGGATTAGCATACTCTATGCTCGCTAGCAGTTTATGGCCACTGATCGCACTTGTTACACCAGAATATCAGCTCGGTACTGCTTACGGAAT TGCACAGGCTGTACAAAATTTGGGCTTGGCTACAACTTCGATATTAGCTGGTATAATCGTTGACCGGGGTGGATACTTTATGCTTGAAATGTTTTTCTTGGGTTGGCTATGGA TTTCGTTAATAACCGTTGTTGCAATCTGGGTGTCGGATGTAACAACTACTGGTGGCTATCTGAATATGACGCCAGGTCAGAGAgagaaatacgaagaaattcGACGTACACCGGAAAGTCTCGAAAGAGAAAAGCTACTGGCTCCGGAATCAACTTCTGATTTATCGACTGACGATCTTTTACAACCACAATCTGACATTAGCATTAGAAATCGTTATCTCTCTCGCATTGGAGGAATG GTACCGCCTAACGTAAAAACACCAATTCACCGGCTATTACGATGA